GAGCGGTTCGGCGACCGTCCAGCTGTGCTTGTCCTCGGCGAGGCGCCCGGCAACCTGCTTGCCGTCCGGGTTGGTGAGCGTGACCGCTTGCAGCTCGCCATCGGCGATGCTGACCTGCGCGGCGTCCGCGGGAGCGACGTCCCGCGCACCGTCGGCCGGCTGCACGGTGAGCTTGGCGGACGTGGCCGCGGTCTGCTGCGCGTCGGTGGAGCCCGGCTGCCCCGGGGCGCCGTCCGGTCCCGCGTCACCGCTGCACGCGCTCAGCGTCAGCATCGCGGCCAGCCCCAGCGCGACCAGCGCGAGCGGGCCGCGTCGCTTGTGGAGTTTTGTCACTGTCGAAGCCCCTTCTCCCCTGTCGCCAGACAGACGCGCGCCGGTAGGCGATCGTTGACGCAGAGGAGTGTGACTCCTGCCACTATCGAGGGGCTTCGGTGTCAGAACGCTGCGCTTGGCTGCGTATTTCTCAACCGATCGAGCGGAGTGCGCCGGAGATCGGGTGACGTACTCCGCCACCGGGTCACTGGTGCGCGGGGCTCCGGCGGTCCCAGTTCCGGTCGAAGCGGTGCTGGTCGGTATCCGCGACACCGGTGTGGTCGGCGAACTGGCGGCGCTCCTGCGAAGCCGCTTGGGCCTCCCAGGCGAGGCGCTCGAGCACCCATTCCCGGGCCAGCGCCTGCGGCGACGTGCCGCGCTCCTCGGCGAGGTCCTTGAGCTGGGAGCTGGCGATGAGGTTCATCCGCAGCTGGTAGACCTGCGCCTCACCGAAGCGCTTACCGGTCCCGGTGCTCTCCGGGCCGGTTTCCGGCGCGAGGGCGGCCAGGTAGCTGGTGAGCTCGTGGTCCGCGACGGCGCTCTGCGTTTCCTTGTCCGGCGAGTTCCGGTGCTTGCCCGGGTTGACCGGCTTCAGGTTGGTCCGGGTGTTCCGGCGTCCGAGAGAGGGAAGAGGCACCCGGACACGATAACGGTTGGGTCTCGGAACGACCCTCATTGTGGCGCAGGACACAGGGGTCGCCTTCGGGAAAAGGCTCCCGGAAATGGAGAGGCCCCCGCGCCAGGGGGAGGAACGCGGGGGCCGGAGGGGATCTCCACAGGCGCTGACCGGGGGTGTGTCAGCACGTCGATTGTTACATGACGCGGCCCGATGACGCGAGTGCTGGACGAGAAAAAATGCCCCTCCGCGCCATTGTGGCGTCACCTCCCGTTCATCTCGGAGTCCCGCGGAATGGGAACGTTGCGTATTCGCAGGTTCACTCTGCGGGGGGCTGCGGCGCCGGCGTTCCGCTCGCTAGCCTCGCGCCAGTTGCTGGTCCGGCAGTCCTTCGAGGAGGAGCCATGAGCGGGTCTGTGGAAGTTCGGCAGTTCCTCCTTCGCTACGAAGGCGGCGATCCGGTCGGAACCGGCGTGCCGGTGCAGCGTGCGGGACAGGCCGATGCGCCCCGCGTCTCGGACGACCAGGTGCGGCGGGCGCGGCTGGCGGTTGCCGCGGGGGCGATCGACGCGCAGGACTGTGCCCTGTTGCTGGACATGCTGGGGCTGGCGCCGGACGACGACGGCGTGAACCCGGTGCAGCGCTGAAATCAGGTCAGGGGTGCGCCCCCTGGCCGCACCCCTGACCACCCCAGGACCGGAAAGATACCGGCGCCGAGCCGTCCGGGGCAAACAATTTTTCACCAACTTCCCATGCTGTCGGCATAATTACCGTCACGCCGGCGGTGGCCCATCTGTGCGCACGTTTCGAGCCCGAGTTATGGTAACAGTGTTACCAAACGAAGGGAGCGAGCCATGTCGGTGGAAACCGCGCGCGAGATCCGGCCCGCGGTGCAGGTGTGGGGCGGGAAGTTCATGACCTCGCCGGAACTGGCTGAGGTGGAGCGCGAAGTGGGGCTGGCGCAGCGCGCCTTGTACTTCCGCGGGCGGTCCGCGGTGCTGGGTGATCCGCCGCCCGCCGTGGTCGCCGAGCTGTTCGGCATCTTCCCCCGGTGGATCATCGACCTGGTCCTGCCGCCGGCGACCGAGGCGATCGGCGCGGCCGCGGCGGTTTCGGCCTACACCGAGGCGCTGGCCCGGTGGTCGAAGACGCACCTGCGGGCGTCGTCGCTGGCCGAGTTGCTGCCCCGGCTGGTGGAGGCGGCGGACGCGAGCGGGCTGGCGTTGTTCGCGGGCTGGCAGCAGGTCGCGTGGCCGTCCGACCCGGTCGCGCGGATCGGGCACGGGCTGATGGTGCTGCGCGAGTACCGCGGCGGGCTGCACTTCGCGGCCCTGCGCGCGGTCGGGTTGACGGTGCCCGAGGCGGCGGTGGCCGACCCGGAGGGCGGACGCGGGCGGCTGCTGCGCACCGCGTGGTCGCCGGATGCGGCCGACGAGCTGATCGCCCGCGCCCGGCGCCGACCGGACCTGGACGGCCGCTGGCGGCAGGCGCAGGCGCTGACGGACGAGCGGATGGGGGAGCTGCTCGAGGTCCTGACGAAGACGGAACGCGCGCAACTGGTCGCCGCGCTGGCCGCGCTGGGGTGACGGCGAGCCCCTCGCCTCGGCGGTGCCGTCCGCGGGCCGGCGCACTCCGCCATGGTCCCGGAAGCGGTGTTTTTGCTGGTCAGCCCGCGGTTTTCGCGTTAAGGGATACCGGGTGGAAGGGCGGTTTGGAGGTGTCCTATGCTTGTACTCGCTCCCAGGGGGACCTGAGAGCGCGGTCGGTCGGTCACCCGAGCCGGCCGGGCTCCCATCGTCTAGCGGCCTAGGACTCCGCCCTTTCAAGGCGGCAACGCGGGTTCGAATCCCGTTGGGAGTACGCAAGACAATTGCATAAGGCCCTGTGGCGCAGTTGGTTAGCGCGTCGCCCTGTCACGGCGAAGGTCGCGGGTTCGAGTCCCGTCAGGGTCGCTTCAGCGTCTGGCTTCAGCCGGCGTTTCCGGCCAGGTAGCTCAGTTGGTACGAGCGTCCGCCTGAAAAGCGGAAGGTCGCCGGTTCGACCCCGGCCCTGGCCACCTTCCGAAGAGCCGCTCCGACGCAGGTCGGGGCGGTTTTTTCATGCCTTGGGTCTCCCGCGGCTCTGCCCGGCGTTGACCTTGGTTGACCCCGGATTGCCGCCCCTTGGGGCACGCGGGGGGCACGGCCCTTCTCCCCTCCCCACTCCTTCGGGCTGAGGTGATCTCCTCGCGGCGCGGGTTCACCCCTGCCAGGCCGGGTGGTGCCGGTCAAGGGTCTGCCGGAGGCCGCGAAGCGCCCTTGACCGGTGCCGGCCGGGCTGGCTGCCCTCGGGGCGCGCCGTGAGGAGATCATCGGACTGGTCCGTTCGGCTGATCTCTGAAGCGGTGCCGGGGTCCGGGGCGGAGCCCCGGGTGGTGGCACTGACAAGATGCTGCAGGACTGGGCGGGGGTGAGCTGGATGCGTCGGACACATCAGAACGACTTGCCGCCGGCGAATCTTCGACTGGAGTGGTACCGATACCGCGTCGCGCGACTGATCGATGATCAGGGCGGTCACGCCGGCTGGATCTTCGTGGAGCCGCGACCGTATTCGCTCCAGACTGGTGGACACCTGTGGTGGCGTCGGTGGTCTGCGCCTCGGTACGCGGCCTTCGTGAGCATCATCGTTCCCTGGCATTGGCTTAGGGCGACGGACGAGGTGATTGAGCCGGACATCCTTGACGCCGAGCTGGACGATTGGGATGCGGGCCGGTATGAGTTCGACGGCCAGGTCTTCGCTCTAGAGTGGCTGGATGACGAGGAGTCTGCCCGTCTGGCCGCCTCTGAGTTCTCGTTCCGACTGTGATGCTCGCCGGGCGGCGTCGCGCTGAGCCAAGGTTCGGTCGCCGCGACGGCGGGGCCGCCGGCCGGAGCGGAGCGGGAGGCCGGGCGGCCACCGCTGCGGCGCGCTTGCGCGCCGCCTTGATCCCATAGAGCCAAGTTCGGCACGAACCAGCACCGTTACCACTCCGACACGCTTCGGCAGCCTGAGCACGGGCCGCCTTTGAGCGGACTTTGGGTGTACTGTCACTCTGTCACTTGCCTCAAAGGAGTCTCAAACGATGACCACGGTGCTGGCGGAACTGAAGGCCGTCCTCGGCGGACGGGCGGCATCTAAGGTCGAGACTGAGAAACTTGACTTCAAGGAGCAGAAGTCCAACCCGAAAGAGGCTTTCAACGATCTTGCTGAGGCAGCGGTCTGTTTTGCTAACGGCAGCGGAGGAACGATCGTTGTAGGCGTGGTTGACAACAAGTCGGGCGCTGAAGCCTTCGTCGGGTGCGACTTAGATGCCGCAGCATTGCGGTCGAGGATTCACCAGCTTACAAATCCGGGTCTTTTAGTAGACGTTGAAGAAGTTGTGTTTGCTGAGAAGCGACTCTTGGAGATCAGGGTTCCCGAAGGGCTTGAAGTTTACTCTACGACAAAGGGTTATACTTACCAGAGAATCAATACCGATTGCATGCCGATGCGGCCCTCCGATGTTGCTCGTCTGACGGAAGAGCGTCGCGGAATAGATTGGTCCGCTGGTTCGAGTGGGCGGTCAGTCGATGAAGTCGATCCTCTGGCGATCAGGTATATACGTCGCCTTTTATCGGCTTCGACAGATCAAAAGCGGCAACGGTACGCTGACTTTAACGATATCGACTTGTTGCGAGCTTTGAAGGCTGTGGCTGACGATGGTTGCCTGACAAAGTCCGGAGAGATACTTTTCTGCAATCCTGAATCCGGCTCACTCGACGAGTTGGTTGTTTACCAACACAAGCCGACCCAGTCAGGGGAAGTCGATTCCATCGTACGGCTCCAGGGGCCAGCGGTAACGGCATTCGAGGAGCTTGTGCAGCTTATCCGTACTCGCCAGGGAATTACCCCTGTGACATTGCCAGACGGGCAACAATTGCAGATCGAGGATTATCCTTCTGCTGCTGTCCGTGAAGCCGTCGCCAATGCCTTCATTCATGGTGACTGGAGGTTGCGTGTACCGATTCAGGTCGAGCATTCGCCTCAGTATCTCCGTATCGATTCGCCGGGCCCTCTCGTCTCAGGTATTACGGTTAGCAATATTCTGACACATGGCTCTAGGGCGAGATTTCCTGCTTTGGCTGCCGGGTTTCGCATCCTCGGCCTGGCGGAGGAGGTAGGGCAAGGTGTCGACCGGATGTACAGGGAGATGATCCGATCAGGTCGTGATATTCCAATCATCACAGAAGATCCAAGTAGGGTCTCGGTGCTTTTTCGAGGGCAACCGCCCAAAGTGAGGATCGCCAAATTCCTTGCAACACTTCCTGCGCCTGAGCAGAACGACACCGATACTCTGCTCATAGTGCGGTATCTTTGCGAGAAGAAAACTGTGAGAGCAGATGTGATTGCCGCCGAGATTCAGCGGAGCGATGAGGAGGCGCAAGCGGTTCTTCTCCGCCTATCAACAGATCCAGTTAATATTCTCGAGCCCACTCGGGGGACTATGAACCGCAGATTCCCTTCGTATAGGCTTCGCGCCGAGGTGATCACTCAACTAGGAAATGCTGTAGCATATCACAGTCGAGCAACCGATGATATTGATAAGAAGATCATCGATCACATCAATGACTATGGTGAGATCAATAATCGAACGATCCAACGATTGTTCGACCTTGATGTTTACCAGGCGCGGGATATTCTACGTGACTTGGTTGGGCGGGAGATTATCTCCCGTAGCTCAACTCAGAAGCGCGGAACTGCGGTGAAGTATTCGGCTGGCCCCAAATTTCCGGATAGTAAGCGCCGCAAGAAGGCTGCAGGTTCAACGGGTTCACGTAAGCGCGACGATACTTTGTTCTGATTGCCTTGCATGTACGCCTTCATCTCCTCGGAGGCGAAGGGTTGGCGAAGGCAAGAGCTTTGTCGTCGTGGCGTTTCGCGCGTGGGAGTTTTTCGGCATTTGGATCAGCCTTGCTCTCCCATGCGTGGCACCGTTTAAGAATGTCGCTCGGTTGTATGCTCGTGCGGGGGTTCGTGTAGTCTAATTGGTCCACGAGGCCGAGGTGCTGCATTGTGTTGAACGCACCATCAGTTGCTAACAATAGCCAGTTGGTGTCGGTGAATCGTTTGGTGGTAGACAGAGCTTCGCGTGCTGCTGTTGGTTCAGTTTCGGCGATCCAGTAGCCGCCGGGTTTGTTGCGATACTTGCCTTGCTGCGTCTGTAGATCACGGAGCAACCTGTGGTGTTCGTCGTCGAAGCCGTGGCCGGCGGCGAGGCGTTCGCGGTACTTGCGGCGGGGTTCGAGGTCCAGGTGGTCGATTCGGTCATCGGTGAGGATCTCCCCGCCGGGGAGGATCACGGTGTTGTCGCCGAGAAGCAGCAGGTCAAGGTGCTCGTCGCGTTCGCGGGCGACCGTGACCGTGCTCGATGGCGACTCCCCTGCCTTCAGGTCGTAGTGGGCCGCGGTGGCCTTGATTCCCCCGGCCAGGATCTCTTGCAGGTCCGCGGCCGGATCAACCGTGAGGGCGTCGGCGAGGAAGCGGCCGAGGTAGTCGGCATAGGCGGAGGCTGGGACGGGTACCGGGACGAAGGCGGATGCGCCGTCGAGGAGGATGACCGCGTGCGGGGTCACGAAGATCTTGTCGGCGCTCTCCTCCATCGGTGGGAGCTGCGCGGTTGTGACTCGCATGTGTTCACCAAACGTAGGGTCCTGCGGCAAGTTCGCTGTCGGTGATGGTCAGCCCGTCGTAGGTCGCTCGCACGACCAGCGACATCGGCTGTTGTCCGACCTGCCG
The sequence above is a segment of the Amycolatopsis viridis genome. Coding sequences within it:
- a CDS encoding SCO6745 family protein; amino-acid sequence: MSVETAREIRPAVQVWGGKFMTSPELAEVEREVGLAQRALYFRGRSAVLGDPPPAVVAELFGIFPRWIIDLVLPPATEAIGAAAAVSAYTEALARWSKTHLRASSLAELLPRLVEAADASGLALFAGWQQVAWPSDPVARIGHGLMVLREYRGGLHFAALRAVGLTVPEAAVADPEGGRGRLLRTAWSPDAADELIARARRRPDLDGRWRQAQALTDERMGELLEVLTKTERAQLVAALAALG
- a CDS encoding RNA-binding domain-containing protein; the encoded protein is MTTVLAELKAVLGGRAASKVETEKLDFKEQKSNPKEAFNDLAEAAVCFANGSGGTIVVGVVDNKSGAEAFVGCDLDAAALRSRIHQLTNPGLLVDVEEVVFAEKRLLEIRVPEGLEVYSTTKGYTYQRINTDCMPMRPSDVARLTEERRGIDWSAGSSGRSVDEVDPLAIRYIRRLLSASTDQKRQRYADFNDIDLLRALKAVADDGCLTKSGEILFCNPESGSLDELVVYQHKPTQSGEVDSIVRLQGPAVTAFEELVQLIRTRQGITPVTLPDGQQLQIEDYPSAAVREAVANAFIHGDWRLRVPIQVEHSPQYLRIDSPGPLVSGITVSNILTHGSRARFPALAAGFRILGLAEEVGQGVDRMYREMIRSGRDIPIITEDPSRVSVLFRGQPPKVRIAKFLATLPAPEQNDTDTLLIVRYLCEKKTVRADVIAAEIQRSDEEAQAVLLRLSTDPVNILEPTRGTMNRRFPSYRLRAEVITQLGNAVAYHSRATDDIDKKIIDHINDYGEINNRTIQRLFDLDVYQARDILRDLVGREIISRSSTQKRGTAVKYSAGPKFPDSKRRKKAAGSTGSRKRDDTLF